A DNA window from Mus caroli chromosome 8, CAROLI_EIJ_v1.1, whole genome shotgun sequence contains the following coding sequences:
- the Npy1r gene encoding neuropeptide Y receptor type 1, with amino-acid sequence MNSTLFSRVENHSVHYNASENSPLLAFENDDCHLPLAVIFTLALAYGAVIILGVSGNLALIIIILKQKEMRNVTNILIVNLSFSDLLVAVMCLPFTFVYTLMDHWVFGETMCKLNPFVQCVSITVSIFSLVLIAVERHQLIINPRGWRPNNRHAYIGITVIWVLAVASSLPFVIYQILTDEPFQNVSLAAFKDKYVCFDKFPSDSHRLSYTTLLLVLQYFGPLCFIFICYFKIYIRLKRRNNMMDKIRDSKYRSSETKRINIMLLSIVVAFAVCWLPLTIFNTVFDWNHQIIATCNHNLLFLLCHLTAMISTCVNPIFYGFLNKNFQRDLQFFFNFCDFRSRDDDYETIAMSTMHTDVSKTSLKQASPVAFKKISMNDNEKV; translated from the exons CTGGCTTTTGAAAATGATGACTGCCACCTGCCCTTGGCTGTGATATTCACCTTGGCTCTCGCTTATGGGGCTGTGATTATTCTTGGCGTCTCTGGAAACCTGGCATTGATCATAATCATTCTGAAACAGAAGGAGATGAGAAATGTCACCAACATTCTGATCGTGAACCTCTCCTTCTCAGACTTGCTAGTTGCGGTCATGTGTCTCCCGTTCACTTTTGTATATACACTGATGGACCACTGGGTCTTCGGGGAGACCATGTGCAAACTGAATCCCTTTGTACAGTGTGTCTCCATCACAGTATCCATTTTCTCGCTGGTTCTCATCGCTGTGGAACGGCATCAGCTAATCATCAACCCAAGAGGGTGGAGACCAAACAATAGACATGCTTACATAGGCATCACTGTCATTTGGGTCCTTGCAGTGGCTTCTTCTCTGCCCTTTGTGATCTATCAAATTCTGACCGACGAGCCCTTCCAAAATGTGTCACTTGCGGCGTTCAAGGACAAGTATGTGTGCTTTGACAAATTCCCATCGGACTCTCACAGGCTGTCTTACACGACTCTCCTTCTGGTGCTGCAGTATTTCGGCCCACTCTGCTTTATATTCATATGCTACTTCAAG aTATACATTCGCTTGAAAAGGAGAAACAACATGATGGACAAGATCCGGGACAGTAAGTACAGGTCCAGTGAGACCAAGCGAATCAACATCATGCTGCTCTCCATTGTGGTCGCCTTCGCCGTCTGCTGGCTGCCCCTTACCATCTTCAACACTGTGTTCGACTGGAACCACCAGATCATTGCCACCTGCAACCACAATCTGCTGTTTCTGCTCTGTCACCTCACGGCCATGATCTCCACCTGCGTCAATCCCATCTTTTATGGATTCCTGAACAAAAATTTCCAGAGAGACTTGCAGTTCTTCTTCAACTTTTGTGACTTCCGGTCTCGAGACGATGACTACGAGACTATAGCCATGTCTACCATGCATACGGATGTGTCCAAGACGTCTCTGAAGCAGGCTAGCCCAGTcgcatttaaaaaaatcagtatgaaTGACAATGAAAAAGTCTGA